A region of the Chloroflexota bacterium genome:
CCCAGCAACATCACCGGGCTGCCGCGCCAGCATCGCGCGAACACGCCGCTCCCCGAGAACAACTACCGCGGCGCCAATTACTCGCGCTACCAGGGGAAGGAGTTCAGCGACCTCATTGACCAGCTCTTCGTGACGATCCCCCACGCGGAGCGGGTCCAGATCCTGGGCCAGATCATCCACATCATCACGGACCAGCTCAACATGATGTTCCTGTTCTACGACGTCGAGCCCACGATGGTCTCCAACCGCCTGCACGGCGCCACCGCGCGCTATCCGACCTCCACTCAGGCGTGGAACGCCCAAGAGTGGGACACGAACTGACGCACCACGTAAGGAGGGATTCATGGCCGCAACGAGCGGCGAGATCGAGCCGGGCACTGTAGTCCGTTACGCGGACCTGCGCGAGTTCATCGAGATCGTGGACGCGCTTGGAGAGCTTCGCCGGGCCGAGGGAGTCGACCTGCAGTTCGAGATCGGCGCTCTGTGCACCATCAGCCGCGAAGCCGAGATCTGCCCAACGACGCTCTGCGATCGCTTTGCCGGCGTCGAGCCGGGCTTTCGGATTCTGCTGAACCCGACGCGCTCGCTGAACCGCATGGCGCTCTGTTACGGCCTGCCGCTCGGCCTCACCCGCGAAGACTACGACCGGCTCGGGCCGGAGAAGGCCAGCGCGCTGAAGCCGATCCCGCCGCGGGTGGTGCAGAACGGTCCGATCCTCGAGAACGTGCTCGAGGGCGACGGGGTCGATCTCACGCGGCTGCCGCGTCCGTGGTGGCACGAGCGCGACGGCGGCGCATACCTCGGGACAGGCGACGCGATTATCACCCGCGATCCCGACAGCGACTGGGTGAACATCGGCACCTATCGGGTGATGTACCAGGACCCGACGCACGTGTCGGTCTACATCAACCCGGACAACCATGGCCTCCTCCACCGCGAGCGATGGTTCGCGAAGGGAAAGTCGTGCCCGGTCGCGATCTCCCTCGGGCACGACCCGCTGCTGTTTCTCGTCGGGGCCAATACACAACCCGCCGGGTCCTGCGAGTACGACTACATGGGCGGGATTCGGGGCGAGCCGGTCGACGTCATCATCGAGCCGCACACCGGGCTGCCGATCCCGGCCCGGTCCGAGATCATCATCGCTGGCGAGTTCCTACCGGACGACATCCGTCCCGAGGGGCCCTTCGGCGAGACGTTCGGCTACTACGCCAGCGGCGTGCAGCAGCTTCCGACGGTCGCCGTCAAGGCCCTCTACTTCCGGAACAACCCCATCATCATCGGGAACCCGCCCAGCCGCCCGCCTCACGAGCGGAACGCGACGTCGATCCGCTTCTCGCGCGGGGAGAGCCCGCTCGAACGGCTCCAGCGCCAGGTGCCGGGCGTGAAAGACGTGTATAGCGGATTTCCGTCGGGCGGCGGCCACCTGGCCGTCATCAGCATCGAGCAGCAATACCCCGGCCACGCCATGCAGGCGGCACTCGCGCTGATCAACGGCATGGGCCACCGACCGCGGTACGTCATCGTCGTGG
Encoded here:
- a CDS encoding UbiD family decarboxylase is translated as MAATSGEIEPGTVVRYADLREFIEIVDALGELRRAEGVDLQFEIGALCTISREAEICPTTLCDRFAGVEPGFRILLNPTRSLNRMALCYGLPLGLTREDYDRLGPEKASALKPIPPRVVQNGPILENVLEGDGVDLTRLPRPWWHERDGGAYLGTGDAIITRDPDSDWVNIGTYRVMYQDPTHVSVYINPDNHGLLHRERWFAKGKSCPVAISLGHDPLLFLVGANTQPAGSCEYDYMGGIRGEPVDVIIEPHTGLPIPARSEIIIAGEFLPDDIRPEGPFGETFGYYASGVQQLPTVAVKALYFRNNPIIIGNPPSRPPHERNATSIRFSRGESPLERLQRQVPGVKDVYSGFPSGGGHLAVISIEQQYPGHAMQAALALINGMGHRPRYVIVVDSDVNIRNPVELLWAVTTRTDPVKDFHVIERTTSSPVEPAIPPWENNLMSRAILDATRPFEWLDKFPLTVEVAPELRERTLARWRNILQ